In Shinella sp. XGS7, a single genomic region encodes these proteins:
- a CDS encoding MetQ/NlpA family ABC transporter substrate-binding protein, producing the protein MKKIAIALAALALSGLAAAQKISVAATAVPHAEILEFVKPQLAKQGVELEVKVFTDYVQPNVQVAEKRLDANFFQHKPYLAEFNKGKGTNLVAVTAVHVEPFGAYSSKHKALTELPSGGTVAIPNDPSNAGRALLLLDRAGVIKLKSSDNILATPKDIAENPKKLKFREIEAATLPRILPQVDLALINTNYALEAKLNPVKNALAIEDARSPYANWLVARPDNKDSEALKKLAAALNSAEVKKFIEGKYNGAVVPAF; encoded by the coding sequence ATGAAGAAGATCGCTATCGCCCTGGCCGCCCTGGCCCTCAGCGGCCTGGCCGCCGCCCAGAAGATCAGCGTGGCCGCCACGGCCGTGCCGCATGCCGAGATCCTGGAATTCGTGAAGCCGCAGCTGGCCAAGCAGGGCGTGGAGCTGGAGGTGAAGGTGTTCACCGACTACGTGCAGCCCAATGTGCAGGTGGCCGAGAAGCGCCTGGACGCCAACTTCTTCCAGCACAAGCCCTATCTGGCCGAGTTCAACAAGGGCAAGGGCACGAATCTGGTGGCCGTGACCGCCGTGCATGTGGAGCCCTTCGGCGCCTATTCCAGCAAGCACAAGGCCCTGACCGAGCTGCCCAGCGGCGGCACCGTGGCCATCCCGAATGACCCCAGCAATGCCGGCCGCGCCCTGCTGCTGCTGGACCGCGCCGGTGTGATCAAGCTCAAGAGCAGCGACAACATCCTGGCCACGCCCAAGGACATCGCCGAGAACCCCAAGAAGCTGAAGTTCCGCGAGATCGAGGCCGCCACCCTGCCGCGCATCCTGCCCCAGGTGGACCTGGCCCTGATCAACACCAACTACGCGCTGGAAGCCAAGCTCAACCCGGTGAAGAACGCGCTGGCCATCGAGGATGCCCGCTCGCCCTACGCCAACTGGCTGGTCGCCCGTCCCGACAACAAGGACAGCGAAGCCCTGAAGAAGCTGGCCGCCGCGCTCAACAGCGCCGAGGTGAAGAAGTTCATCGAGGGCAAGTACAACGGCGCGGTGGTGCCGGCCTTCTGA
- a CDS encoding carbon-nitrogen hydrolase family protein, which yields MKIAAIQMVSSPDVAHNLARARHWLEQAAAAGAQLAALPEYFCLMGLRDDAKLAVAEALDQGPIQQMLSQAARELGLWIIGGTLPLATPDPARVRNSCLVYAPDGSRVARYDKLHLFCFDNGRERYDEARVLEPGEAPVVAQAAGLRLGLSVCYDLRFPELYRAMGQAAPLDLISVPAAFTHTTGQAHWELLLRARAVENIAYLIAPAQGGLHENGRRTWGHSMIVDPWGEVLACLPEGEGLATAELDLARLAQVRQQLPALQHRRL from the coding sequence ATGAAGATTGCCGCGATCCAGATGGTGTCCAGCCCCGATGTGGCCCACAACCTGGCGCGGGCGCGCCACTGGCTGGAGCAGGCCGCGGCCGCCGGGGCGCAGCTGGCGGCCCTGCCGGAGTACTTCTGCCTGATGGGCCTGCGCGACGACGCCAAGCTGGCGGTCGCGGAAGCCCTGGACCAGGGTCCCATCCAGCAGATGCTCAGCCAGGCTGCGCGCGAGCTGGGCCTGTGGATCATCGGCGGCACCCTGCCCCTGGCCACGCCCGACCCGGCCCGGGTGCGCAACAGCTGCCTGGTCTATGCGCCCGACGGCAGCCGGGTGGCGCGCTACGACAAGCTGCATCTTTTCTGCTTTGACAACGGCCGCGAGCGCTATGACGAGGCCCGCGTGCTGGAGCCCGGCGAGGCCCCGGTGGTGGCCCAGGCCGCGGGTCTGCGCCTGGGGCTCTCGGTCTGCTACGACCTGCGCTTTCCCGAGCTCTACCGCGCCATGGGCCAGGCCGCGCCGCTGGACCTGATCAGCGTGCCCGCCGCCTTCACCCACACCACCGGCCAGGCCCATTGGGAGCTGCTGCTGCGGGCACGAGCGGTCGAAAACATCGCCTATCTCATCGCACCGGCCCAGGGCGGGCTCCACGAAAATGGGCGCCGGACCTGGGGGCACAGCATGATCGTGGACCCCTGGGGCGAGGTGCTCGCCTGCCTGCCGGAGGGCGAGGGCCTGGCCACCGCCGAGCTGGACCTGGCACGTCTGGCCCAGGTGCGCCAGCAACTGCCGGCCCTGCAACACCGACGTCTATGA
- a CDS encoding methionine ABC transporter permease, with the protein MDALLNVIDWAEIGLASWDTLLMLGGSLLFTVLLGLPLGVALFLFDRGQLLAAPRLYALLSLVVNVLRSLPFVILLIVLIPFTLLVAGTSLGVAGAIPPLVVGATPFFARLVEGALRGVDRGIVEAGLAMGASTRQIVWQALLPEARPAILSAATVTAITLVGYTAMSGVIGGGGLGDLAIRFGYQRFQTEVMVVTVALLLLLVQLLQMLGDWLVRRYTRR; encoded by the coding sequence ATGGACGCCCTGCTGAATGTCATCGACTGGGCCGAGATCGGCCTGGCCTCCTGGGACACCCTCTTGATGCTGGGCGGCTCCCTGCTTTTCACCGTGCTGCTGGGTCTGCCCCTGGGCGTGGCGCTCTTTCTGTTCGACCGCGGTCAGCTGCTGGCGGCGCCGCGCCTGTATGCGCTGCTGTCCCTGGTGGTGAACGTGCTGCGCTCCCTGCCCTTCGTGATCCTGCTGATCGTGCTGATCCCCTTCACCCTGCTGGTGGCGGGCACCTCCCTCGGCGTGGCGGGCGCCATTCCGCCCCTGGTGGTGGGCGCCACGCCCTTCTTTGCCCGCCTGGTGGAGGGCGCGCTGCGCGGCGTGGACCGCGGCATCGTCGAGGCCGGCCTGGCCATGGGGGCCAGCACGCGCCAGATCGTCTGGCAGGCCCTGCTGCCCGAGGCGCGGCCGGCGATTCTTTCGGCCGCCACCGTGACCGCCATCACCCTGGTGGGCTACACGGCCATGTCGGGGGTGATAGGCGGCGGCGGCCTGGGCGACCTGGCCATCCGCTTCGGCTACCAGCGCTTCCAGACCGAGGTGATGGTGGTGACCGTGGCCCTGCTGCTGCTGCTGGTGCAGCTGCTGCAGATGCTGGGTGACTGGCTGGTGCGCCGCTACACCCGTCGTTGA
- a CDS encoding methionine ABC transporter ATP-binding protein, with amino-acid sequence MIELEQVHKSYALGPRRVTALRGVDLRVNAGEVFGIIGASGAGKSTLLRLINLLERPDSGRVQVAGQDLLALDEAGLRGARQRIGMIFQHFNLLASKTVAENVAWPLKIAGRSAAEIAPRVAALLARVGLAEQAHKYPAQLSGGQKQRVGIARALTTEPRVLLCDEATSALDPETTRSILALLAEINRELGLTIVLITHEMDVVRRVCDRVAVLDGGLIVEQGPVAEVFLHPQHATTRRFVQEAEQVDEGQLSDDYAHVPGHILQLTFRGERTYEPLLGEVARRTGLDFGILSGRIDRIKDEPYGQLVISVSGGDLAAATELLQERGVRVEVQR; translated from the coding sequence GTGATAGAACTCGAACAAGTCCACAAATCCTATGCCCTGGGCCCGCGGCGCGTGACGGCGCTGCGCGGCGTTGACCTGCGGGTCAACGCCGGCGAGGTCTTCGGCATCATCGGCGCCTCGGGCGCCGGCAAGAGCACCCTGCTGCGCCTGATCAATCTGCTGGAGCGGCCCGACAGCGGCCGTGTGCAGGTGGCGGGCCAGGACCTGCTGGCCCTGGATGAGGCGGGGCTGCGCGGTGCGCGCCAGCGCATCGGCATGATCTTCCAGCACTTCAATCTGCTGGCCAGCAAGACCGTGGCCGAGAACGTGGCCTGGCCGCTGAAGATTGCCGGCCGCAGCGCCGCCGAGATCGCGCCGCGCGTGGCGGCCCTGCTGGCCCGCGTGGGCCTGGCCGAGCAGGCCCACAAATACCCGGCCCAGCTCTCGGGCGGGCAGAAGCAGCGCGTGGGCATTGCCCGGGCCCTGACCACCGAGCCGCGCGTGCTGCTCTGCGACGAGGCCACCAGCGCGCTGGACCCCGAGACCACGCGCTCCATCCTGGCCTTGCTGGCCGAGATCAACCGCGAGCTGGGCCTGACCATCGTGCTGATCACGCATGAAATGGATGTGGTGCGCCGCGTCTGCGACCGCGTGGCCGTGCTCGACGGCGGCCTGATCGTGGAGCAGGGCCCGGTGGCCGAGGTCTTTCTGCACCCCCAGCACGCCACAACGCGGCGCTTTGTGCAGGAGGCCGAGCAGGTGGACGAGGGCCAGCTCAGCGATGACTACGCCCATGTGCCGGGTCACATCCTGCAGCTCACCTTCCGCGGCGAGCGCACCTACGAGCCCCTGCTGGGCGAGGTGGCCCGGCGCACGGGCCTGGACTTCGGCATCCTCTCGGGCCGCATCGACCGCATCAAGGACGAGCCCTATGGGCAGCTGGTGATCTCGGTGTCCGGCGGCGATCTGGCCGCGGCCACCGAGCTGCTGCAAGAGCGCGGCGTGCGCGTGGAGGTGCAACGCTGA